The following coding sequences lie in one Anguilla rostrata isolate EN2019 chromosome 8, ASM1855537v3, whole genome shotgun sequence genomic window:
- the LOC135262276 gene encoding leucine-rich repeat-containing protein 3B-like has protein sequence MPLPDARSLGLVSACLLLLLLPPSRGCPKSCVCLRRSDGLEVTCSHARLRAVPSDIPPDTVLLRLDHNQISAVPDRSFRGLARLRELNLSHNAVETLGEGALRGVEATLRTLDLSHNRISRVHRDAFARLHARVLMGDNPWHCDCALQQALRVMAHNHEAAGRVRCHSSPLRDHREGQPFLAMDADLCNLAKRTTDYAMLVTMFGWFAMVVSYVVYYVRQNQEDARRHLEYLKSLPSKAPGRAEEAPEDASTAV, from the coding sequence ATGCCTCTGCCAGACGCGCGCTCGCTCGGTCTGGTCTCCGCctgcctgctgctcctgctcctcccgccATCCCGCGGCTGCCCCAAGAGCTGCGTGTGCCTGCGCCGGTCCGACGGCCTGGAGGTCACCTGCAGCCACGCCCGCCTGCGCGCCGTGCCCTCCGACATCCCGCCGGACACCGTCCTGCTGCGGCTCGACCACAACCAGATCAGCGCGGTGCCGGACCGGTCCTTCCGCGGCCTGGCGCGGCTGCGGGAGCTGAACCTGTCGCACAACGCGGTGGAGACGCTGGGCGAGGGGGCGCTGCGCGGCGTAGAAGCCACGCTCCGCACGCTCGACCTGTCGCACAACCGCATCAGCCGCGTGCACCGCGACGCCTTCGCCCGGCTGCACGCCCGCGTGCTCATGGGCGACAACCCCTGGCACTGTGACTGCGCGCTGCAGCAGGCGCTGCGCGTGATGGCACACAACCACGAGGCCGCCGGGCGCGTGCGCTGCCACAGCTCGCCGCTGCGCGACCACCGCGAGGGCCAGCCCTTCCTCGCCATGGACGCCGACCTGTGCAACCTGGCCAAGCGCACCACCGACTACGCCATGCTGGTCACCATGTTCGGCTGGTTCGCCATGGTGGTGTCCTACGTGGTGTACTACGTGCGGCAGAACCAGGAGGACGCCCGGCGCCACCTGGAGTACCTGAAGTCCCTGCCCAGCAAGGCGCCGGGCCGGGCCGAGGAGGCCCCCGAGGACGCCAGCACCGCCGTATGA